Proteins encoded by one window of Dietzia sp. B32:
- a CDS encoding carboxymuconolactone decarboxylase family protein, with product MSQPHESSDSRDGTAAAVPRIRPGGLRELGPFGWAVNRLGARVTGTRDVHLFATLGHARRLFPAWLAYSGMMMPFGVLDRRTTELVILRVAHLRGSAYERAHHERIGAGVGLDDDEITRTTADPATAGWPNRLRALLTAVDELVQTKDISDDTWAELSSHLGDSELVGLVQLVAQYDGLATSLHALRVQPDRPA from the coding sequence ATGAGCCAGCCCCACGAGAGCAGCGACAGCCGCGACGGAACCGCCGCGGCTGTCCCCCGCATCCGGCCCGGCGGCCTCCGCGAACTCGGCCCGTTCGGCTGGGCCGTCAACCGGCTCGGCGCACGTGTCACCGGCACCCGCGACGTGCACCTGTTCGCCACCCTCGGCCACGCCCGCCGCCTGTTCCCCGCGTGGCTCGCCTACTCAGGGATGATGATGCCCTTCGGCGTCCTCGACCGCCGCACCACCGAACTGGTCATCCTGCGCGTCGCGCACTTGCGGGGCAGCGCGTACGAGCGGGCCCACCACGAGCGGATCGGGGCGGGAGTAGGACTCGACGACGACGAGATCACCCGCACCACCGCCGACCCCGCCACCGCCGGGTGGCCGAACCGGCTGCGAGCGCTGTTGACCGCGGTCGACGAGCTGGTGCAGACCAAGGACATCTCGGACGACACCTGGGCGGAGCTCTCCTCGCACCTCGGCGACTCCGAGTTGGTGGGGCTGGTGCAGCTGGTGGCGCAGTACGACGGATTGGCCACGTCGCTGCACGCACTCCGGGTCCAGCCGGACCGCCCTGCCTGA